In Nitrosophilus labii, the following proteins share a genomic window:
- the queA gene encoding tRNA preQ1(34) S-adenosylmethionine ribosyltransferase-isomerase QueA has product MKTLDPLKVDSYDYYLPPSLIAKEPANPPDSAKLLVYDRKKDSVTHTIFKELGSFLPKNTHIIFNNTKVIKARIFGKKSSGGKVELLLNRPLKNHTFSVFIRGKVKPKTILLFDLGLKAKVISLEEDGSRVVEFYLQEKKIGFEGLLHILDKIGHIPLPPYIDREDKKEDETNYQPLFAQKAGAVAAPTASLHFTKELLEKIKKEFDTKFVTLHVGAGTFKPVETENIIEHKMHSEYYEIPKDTQKLIDSEAKILAVGTTVTRTVEHYTKTKKPLGECDLFLNPLNPPRRVNHILTNFHLPKSTLIMLVASFIGVEKTIELYKLAIEKKYRFYSYGDAMLIL; this is encoded by the coding sequence ATGAAAACTCTTGATCCTTTAAAGGTAGATAGTTACGACTACTATCTTCCTCCATCGCTTATAGCTAAAGAACCAGCAAATCCTCCAGATAGTGCAAAACTTTTAGTTTACGATAGAAAAAAAGATAGTGTAACACACACTATCTTCAAAGAACTTGGCTCCTTTCTACCTAAAAATACCCATATAATCTTTAATAATACCAAAGTAATCAAAGCTAGAATATTTGGCAAAAAAAGCAGCGGCGGAAAAGTGGAACTTTTGCTTAATCGACCTTTAAAAAATCACACTTTTTCCGTATTTATAAGAGGAAAAGTAAAACCTAAAACCATTTTGCTATTTGATTTGGGGTTAAAAGCCAAAGTAATCTCTTTGGAAGAGGATGGAAGTAGAGTTGTAGAGTTTTACCTACAGGAAAAGAAGATAGGTTTTGAAGGACTTTTACACATTTTAGATAAAATTGGTCACATACCTCTGCCTCCTTATATCGACAGAGAAGATAAAAAAGAGGATGAAACAAACTATCAGCCCCTATTTGCCCAAAAAGCAGGTGCTGTTGCCGCACCTACGGCATCTTTGCATTTTACAAAAGAACTTTTGGAAAAGATCAAAAAAGAGTTCGATACAAAATTTGTAACTTTGCATGTAGGCGCAGGAACATTTAAGCCCGTAGAAACCGAAAATATAATAGAACACAAAATGCATAGCGAATATTATGAAATACCAAAAGATACTCAAAAACTTATAGATTCAGAAGCCAAAATATTAGCGGTAGGTACAACGGTTACCAGAACTGTAGAGCATTACACTAAAACCAAAAAACCTTTAGGTGAATGTGATCTCTTTTTAAATCCTTTAAATCCTCCTCGTAGAGTAAACCACATTTTAACAAACTTTCATTTGCCAAAATCTACTTTAATTATGCTTGTGGCTTCATTTATAGGGGTTGAAAAGACTATAGAGCTTTATAAACTAGCAATAGAGAAAAAGTATAGATTTTACAGCTACGGAGATGCGATGCTGATATTGTAA
- the tatC gene encoding twin-arginine translocase subunit TatC: MFEELKPHLAELRKRLLISIATIFVMFIICFGFWEYILDWMIMPLKEALPSGSNVIFTKVGEAFFTALKVSFFASIILSLPVIFWQLWLFIAPGLYEHEKKMVLPFVFSATLMFVLGALFAYYVVFPFGFSYLINFGSQLFTALPSIGEYVGFFTKLMFGFGISFELPVITFFLAMLGLVTDESLKSFFKYAIIIIFAVAALLTPPDVLSQLLMAGPLVILYGVSILIAKMINPAQKEQEDEKENENS, from the coding sequence ATGTTTGAAGAGTTAAAACCTCATTTGGCAGAACTTAGGAAAAGGCTTCTCATATCTATAGCCACTATTTTTGTTATGTTTATAATCTGCTTCGGCTTTTGGGAGTATATATTAGATTGGATGATAATGCCCTTAAAAGAGGCTTTACCTTCCGGAAGCAACGTAATTTTTACAAAAGTTGGAGAGGCTTTTTTTACAGCCCTTAAAGTATCCTTTTTCGCCTCTATCATACTCTCTTTGCCTGTAATTTTTTGGCAGTTATGGCTTTTTATAGCACCTGGACTATATGAGCATGAAAAAAAGATGGTTCTTCCATTTGTCTTTTCGGCTACTCTTATGTTCGTATTAGGAGCTCTTTTTGCTTACTATGTTGTATTTCCATTTGGTTTTAGCTACCTTATAAACTTTGGAAGCCAACTCTTTACCGCACTTCCTAGTATTGGAGAATATGTGGGTTTTTTTACTAAACTAATGTTTGGTTTTGGTATTTCGTTCGAACTTCCTGTTATTACATTTTTTCTCGCAATGCTTGGTCTTGTAACTGATGAGAGTTTGAAATCTTTTTTTAAATATGCGATTATCATCATCTTTGCGGTTGCCGCTCTTTTAACACCTCCTGATGTTCTTTCTCAACTTTTGATGGCAGGACCTTTGGTGATTCTTTACGGTGTTTCCATTTTAATAGCTAAAATGATAAATCCTGCCCAAAAAGAGCAAGAAGACGAAAAAGAGAATGAAAACTCTTGA
- the tatB gene encoding Sec-independent protein translocase protein TatB — translation MFGMGFTELLMIAVVAIIFLGPEKLPKFLVDVAKFFKSVKRAVNDAKNSLEEEIKISELKEEALEYKKKIGTVSKEIESIAHLSDFEDVLEESKEIEEALEKKEAKKEVVKFKKRKPELEDKDKANV, via the coding sequence ATGTTTGGTATGGGATTTACTGAATTATTAATGATTGCCGTAGTAGCAATCATCTTTTTAGGACCCGAAAAATTACCTAAATTTTTAGTCGATGTTGCAAAGTTTTTCAAAAGTGTAAAAAGAGCGGTAAATGATGCTAAAAACTCCTTAGAAGAAGAGATAAAAATAAGCGAGCTAAAAGAAGAGGCTTTAGAATATAAAAAGAAGATAGGAACTGTAAGCAAAGAGATAGAAAGTATTGCCCATTTAAGTGATTTTGAAGATGTTTTGGAAGAGTCTAAAGAGATTGAAGAAGCACTTGAAAAAAAAGAGGCTAAAAAAGAAGTAGTAAAGTTTAAAAAAAGAAAACCAGAATTAGAAGATAAGGATAAAGCGAATGTTTGA
- the hemW gene encoding radical SAM family heme chaperone HemW, which translates to MLLYVHIPFCDSKCFYCSFNSYVEKHHLKVAYINSLLKQLDFELKRFEVKKKSIESVFIGGGTPSTLDALYYENFFKKIEPYLKENVEITVEANPNSAKQEWLTNMRNFGVNRISFGVQSFDNKKLKFLGRSHNSKQAINAVENAYRCGFENISIDIIYETALDTEKLLKKDIDTAFRLPINHISAYALTLEENTPFFGKKEVKKDDEYIGYFIADMIKEKFEQYEISNFGNYKSKHNLGYWQHRDYIGVGCSAVGFLKNRRFYVCNDIEEYIKEPLKISIENLSNEDLISEKIFLGFRSIVGVDIKILNENMLKRAEILKNENKIYEKQNRLYNKNFFLADEIALYLIG; encoded by the coding sequence TTGCTTTTATATGTTCATATACCCTTTTGCGATAGCAAATGTTTTTATTGTAGTTTTAACTCTTACGTAGAAAAGCATCATCTAAAAGTAGCATATATCAATTCTCTTTTAAAGCAATTAGATTTTGAATTAAAAAGATTTGAAGTAAAAAAGAAAAGTATAGAGTCAGTTTTTATAGGTGGAGGAACTCCTTCAACTTTAGATGCTTTGTATTATGAAAACTTTTTTAAAAAAATAGAACCTTATCTAAAAGAAAACGTGGAAATAACCGTTGAAGCCAATCCAAACAGTGCCAAACAAGAGTGGCTTACAAATATGAGAAATTTTGGGGTAAATAGGATAAGTTTCGGCGTTCAAAGTTTTGATAACAAAAAATTGAAATTTTTAGGAAGATCTCACAACTCAAAACAGGCAATTAACGCTGTTGAAAATGCCTATAGATGCGGATTTGAAAATATCTCGATTGATATCATCTACGAAACAGCTCTAGATACTGAAAAACTTTTAAAAAAAGATATAGACACTGCCTTTCGCCTTCCTATAAATCATATAAGCGCTTATGCACTCACTTTAGAAGAGAACACACCGTTTTTTGGGAAAAAAGAGGTTAAAAAAGATGATGAGTATATTGGCTATTTCATAGCAGATATGATAAAAGAAAAATTCGAACAATACGAAATTTCCAATTTCGGCAATTATAAATCTAAACACAACTTGGGATATTGGCAACACAGAGATTATATAGGCGTAGGTTGCTCAGCGGTTGGTTTTTTAAAAAATCGTAGATTTTACGTATGCAATGATATCGAAGAGTATATAAAAGAACCTCTAAAGATTTCAATAGAAAATTTAAGCAATGAAGATCTTATATCAGAAAAGATTTTTCTAGGTTTTAGAAGTATTGTTGGAGTAGATATAAAAATTTTGAATGAAAATATGCTAAAAAGAGCAGAAATTTTGAAAAATGAAAATAAGATATATGAAAAACAAAACAGACTATATAACAAAAACTTCTTTTTAGCCGATGAAATAGCTCTTTACTTGATAGGATAA
- a CDS encoding RNA pyrophosphohydrolase encodes MMNEKRYRPNVAAIIVSHKYPQKVEFLIALRNDVDNAWQFPQGGIDEGESPQSALFRELKEEIGTDEIEIIAEYPTWISYDFPKVIAKKMYPYDGQKQKYFLVRLKPCAKIDLKTKEPEFREYKFVPYKDLFKHITYFKRPIYKKVIDFFKKEGYI; translated from the coding sequence ATAATGAACGAAAAAAGATATAGACCAAATGTAGCGGCTATTATAGTGTCACATAAATATCCACAAAAGGTAGAGTTTCTTATCGCTCTTAGAAATGACGTGGATAATGCTTGGCAGTTTCCGCAAGGAGGGATAGATGAGGGAGAAAGTCCCCAGAGTGCTCTGTTTAGAGAGTTGAAAGAGGAGATAGGAACTGATGAAATAGAGATAATAGCCGAATATCCAACATGGATTAGTTACGATTTTCCTAAAGTTATAGCAAAAAAGATGTATCCTTATGACGGTCAAAAACAGAAATATTTTCTTGTAAGGTTAAAACCGTGTGCGAAAATAGACCTTAAAACCAAAGAACCGGAGTTTAGAGAGTATAAATTTGTGCCATACAAGGATCTTTTCAAACACATAACCTATTTCAAAAGACCTATATATAAAAAGGTTATAGATTTTTTTAAAAAAGAAGGGTATATTTGA
- a CDS encoding aspartate kinase, producing MLIVQKYGGTSVGNLERIENVAKRVAKTKKEDNDVVVVVSAMSGETNKLIEYAKHFSKTPSREDMDLLLSSGERVTAALLSIALNEMGYPTVAMTGRQAGIVTDSSHTTARIEKIDPKPIKNELQKGKIVVVAGFQGISKDGKVTTLGRGGSDLTAVALAGALNADKCEIYSDVDGIYTTDPRIEPKAKKLDKISYDEMLELASLGAKVLQNRSVELAKKLGVIIEAKSSFNENPGTIITKEEDIMEKPLVSGIALDKNQARVSLRGVVDRPGIAAEIFKALAEENINVDMIVQTIGQDEKTNLDFTVPENELERVKKIMERFKEEYESIDYDPRIAKVSIVGVGMKSHSGVASKAFETLAKENINIEMISTSEIKISMIIDEKYSELAVRALHDAYELYR from the coding sequence ATGCTAATTGTTCAAAAATATGGCGGAACAAGTGTAGGAAATCTTGAAAGAATCGAAAATGTAGCCAAAAGGGTTGCTAAAACCAAAAAAGAGGATAACGATGTAGTTGTCGTGGTTTCAGCAATGAGCGGTGAAACGAATAAACTTATAGAGTATGCAAAACATTTTAGCAAAACTCCAAGTCGTGAAGATATGGATCTTTTACTAAGTTCAGGTGAAAGAGTGACTGCAGCTTTGCTTTCGATAGCTTTGAATGAGATGGGTTATCCGACTGTAGCTATGACGGGACGCCAGGCAGGAATTGTTACAGATAGCTCACATACTACTGCAAGGATTGAAAAAATAGATCCAAAACCGATTAAAAATGAGCTCCAAAAAGGCAAAATTGTAGTAGTGGCTGGATTTCAAGGTATCAGTAAAGACGGGAAAGTTACCACTCTAGGCAGAGGAGGCAGTGATCTAACGGCAGTTGCGCTTGCTGGAGCATTGAATGCCGATAAGTGTGAGATTTATTCTGATGTGGACGGTATTTATACTACAGACCCTAGAATAGAGCCTAAAGCCAAAAAACTTGACAAAATAAGTTATGACGAGATGTTGGAACTTGCAAGTTTGGGAGCTAAAGTTTTACAAAACAGAAGCGTTGAACTTGCAAAAAAATTGGGAGTGATTATTGAGGCTAAAAGTAGTTTTAACGAAAATCCAGGAACAATCATAACAAAGGAAGAAGATATCATGGAAAAGCCATTGGTAAGCGGAATAGCACTAGATAAAAACCAAGCACGTGTTAGTTTAAGAGGAGTTGTGGACAGACCGGGAATTGCAGCTGAGATTTTCAAAGCGCTTGCTGAAGAGAATATCAATGTAGATATGATAGTTCAAACCATTGGACAAGATGAAAAAACAAATTTGGACTTTACAGTACCTGAGAATGAACTTGAGAGAGTAAAAAAGATTATGGAAAGATTTAAAGAAGAGTATGAGTCTATTGACTATGATCCTCGTATCGCAAAAGTATCTATTGTGGGTGTGGGTATGAAATCTCATAGTGGTGTTGCAAGCAAAGCTTTTGAAACATTGGCTAAAGAGAATATAAATATTGAGATGATTAGCACTAGCGAAATTAAGATTTCGATGATAATAGATGAAAAATATAGTGAACTTGCTGTTAGAGCTTTGCATGATGCGTATGAGTTATATAGATGA
- a CDS encoding HobA family DNA replication regulator yields the protein MEFDKWTLNAIRYDETMMSWMEERRYDWVPLASSALEKIVSGYSIILITDKEREWFAEYILYSINKPNKNRPFVPTYILKDIIPYIDNIKKEEDIELLYDMINLSFKEEYFFWYIGKGDTPRSMIAKRKDDSFLWIMDEQMQNNFYLKSYDDTLDLKLFQLFRLFDKSLDATIFGEIELKI from the coding sequence ATGGAATTTGATAAATGGACTCTTAATGCTATTAGGTATGATGAAACTATGATGAGTTGGATGGAGGAGAGAAGGTATGATTGGGTACCTCTTGCCTCTTCGGCTCTTGAAAAGATAGTTTCTGGTTATAGTATCATTTTAATTACAGACAAAGAGAGAGAGTGGTTTGCCGAATATATTTTATATAGTATAAACAAGCCTAATAAAAATAGACCTTTCGTTCCTACATATATTTTAAAAGATATAATCCCATATATAGACAATATAAAAAAAGAGGAAGATATAGAGTTGCTTTATGATATGATAAATCTCTCTTTCAAAGAGGAATACTTTTTTTGGTATATAGGAAAGGGAGATACACCTCGTTCAATGATAGCAAAAAGAAAAGATGACAGCTTTTTATGGATAATGGATGAGCAGATGCAAAACAACTTTTATCTAAAATCCTATGATGATACTTTGGATTTAAAGCTTTTTCAACTATTTAGACTATTCGATAAAAGCCTAGATGCTACTATATTTGGAGAGATTGAACTTAAAATATGA
- a CDS encoding DNA polymerase III subunit delta', whose protein sequence is MIELKSQIIVTHNFERSLEFFKERIKPGYLHIIQRDEFKIEDAKDAIKEAYIATEKEKYIVLAAQKYNIYSQNTLLKILEEPPSNVVFIVITKAKSSLLPTIRSRLPIVSLKKEKKELFDIDIKNVDLKFVYSFLQESKKMQRDEAKEVVKALLKSSFESNLKLKEEELDQFAKALRLLELNSNVQNVLTTLFLIILEAKRR, encoded by the coding sequence ATGATTGAGCTAAAAAGCCAGATAATTGTTACCCATAATTTTGAAAGATCTCTCGAATTTTTTAAAGAACGTATAAAACCTGGTTATCTGCATATAATTCAAAGGGATGAGTTTAAAATCGAAGATGCGAAAGATGCAATAAAAGAGGCTTATATCGCTACTGAAAAGGAAAAATATATAGTTCTAGCGGCCCAAAAGTACAATATCTACTCTCAAAATACCCTTCTTAAAATATTGGAAGAGCCTCCTTCTAACGTAGTGTTTATTGTTATTACGAAAGCCAAATCTTCTTTATTGCCTACCATAAGATCGAGACTCCCGATAGTCTCTTTAAAAAAAGAAAAAAAAGAGCTTTTTGATATAGATATTAAAAATGTAGATTTAAAGTTTGTTTATTCATTTTTGCAAGAGAGCAAAAAAATGCAAAGAGATGAGGCCAAAGAAGTTGTAAAAGCACTTTTGAAAAGCTCTTTTGAAAGTAATCTTAAACTCAAAGAGGAAGAACTAGACCAATTTGCAAAAGCTTTAAGGCTTTTAGAATTAAATTCAAATGTTCAAAATGTTTTAACAACACTCTTTTTAATAATTTTAGAAGCAAAAAGAAGATAA
- the folP gene encoding dihydropteroate synthase, with protein sequence MQIKRISSNSDIVKIMEELSVDKPGIKIMSKKSEIYFFYIKDLHIGAANILKQDALSVGADLALPNGAITCSFKKCDALLIGTKKHIEILSRKELAQPYGLKELARELKRYIKKSNFELKIMGVINANDESFYPRSRFKGERALEAIEKMIEDGADIIDIGGVSTRPGSDEVDENIEFERVKDIIDFIYRTRLFEQVNFSIDSYRPKIVEYALDRGFSIANDITGLENDEMAKVVAKYGVKVVLMHKKGEPKTMQIDPRYEDVVLEVAEFFKKRIEKAEKFGITRENIVLDPGIGFGKRVEHNLELLKCLSNFKKFGCEILVGASRKSMIDKIIPTPVEKRLPGTLAIHLKAYEEGASIIRCHDVKEHRQAFAVYERMR encoded by the coding sequence ATGCAGATTAAGAGAATCTCTTCAAATAGTGATATTGTAAAAATTATGGAAGAATTGAGTGTTGATAAGCCCGGTATTAAAATTATGTCCAAAAAGTCAGAAATTTATTTTTTTTATATCAAAGATCTTCATATAGGAGCGGCAAATATTTTAAAACAAGACGCTCTCTCTGTTGGAGCGGATCTTGCTTTACCAAACGGTGCTATTACTTGCAGTTTCAAAAAGTGCGATGCTTTGCTAATAGGGACTAAAAAACACATAGAGATTTTATCAAGAAAAGAGCTGGCACAGCCATATGGATTAAAAGAGTTGGCAAGAGAATTAAAACGTTATATCAAAAAGAGTAATTTTGAGCTAAAGATTATGGGTGTAATAAATGCAAATGATGAGAGTTTTTATCCTAGAAGCAGATTCAAAGGAGAACGCGCTTTAGAAGCTATAGAAAAGATGATAGAGGATGGAGCCGATATTATAGATATTGGAGGGGTATCCACAAGACCAGGAAGTGATGAAGTAGATGAAAATATAGAGTTTGAGAGAGTAAAAGATATAATCGATTTTATCTATAGAACTAGGCTTTTTGAACAAGTCAATTTTAGTATCGATAGTTACAGACCAAAAATAGTGGAATATGCTTTGGATAGAGGTTTTTCTATCGCAAACGATATTACGGGACTTGAAAATGACGAGATGGCAAAAGTGGTTGCAAAATATGGAGTAAAAGTTGTTTTAATGCATAAAAAAGGTGAACCTAAAACAATGCAGATTGATCCAAGATATGAAGATGTTGTACTAGAAGTAGCGGAGTTTTTTAAAAAAAGAATAGAAAAAGCAGAAAAGTTTGGTATAACAAGAGAAAATATCGTTTTAGATCCAGGTATCGGTTTTGGAAAAAGGGTTGAACATAATCTGGAACTTTTAAAGTGTTTGAGTAATTTTAAAAAATTTGGATGTGAGATTTTGGTAGGGGCAAGCAGGAAATCGATGATAGATAAGATAATTCCAACTCCGGTAGAAAAGAGACTTCCAGGAACTCTAGCGATACATCTAAAGGCTTATGAAGAGGGAGCATCTATCATAAGATGTCACGATGTTAAAGAGCATAGACAGGCTTTTGCCGTATATGAAAGGATGAGATGA
- a CDS encoding class I SAM-dependent rRNA methyltransferase gives MKKVVINKKAAKTLREFFPWIYRSDIIDHQKFEAGELVKIVDEEGKSLGIGYINLNSVISIRVLDFKIQNVDKDFFIKRIKDALQQRVDIYSNAFRVIHSEADMLPGLIVDRYDEYLSLQINTAGMLRYKDIILEALVEVLRPKGVVIDADRYSLQKEGVEVFEPKIVGKVPNNIIFEENGIKFSVDITSGQKTGFYLDQRRNREIVSRYIKQKSKVLDLFCNIGGFGLYAAKKADADVELVDISKEAIEKAKNNFKLNNVEGKFVCENVFDYLRVLRAGVKKYDMIIIDPPSFAKNKNQKKGALRGFKDLMVNALKIADNQGYIAIFSCSYYVYEEDLVQIALKASKDTKKRLKIVEVLYQDIDHPYVVNIPTSKYLKGFLFKVL, from the coding sequence ATGAAAAAAGTTGTTATTAACAAAAAAGCGGCAAAAACTTTGAGAGAGTTTTTTCCTTGGATATATAGAAGCGATATAATCGATCATCAAAAGTTTGAAGCGGGAGAGTTGGTAAAAATAGTTGATGAAGAAGGAAAATCACTAGGAATTGGGTATATCAATCTAAATAGTGTTATTTCTATCAGAGTTTTGGATTTTAAAATTCAAAATGTAGATAAAGATTTTTTTATAAAGCGTATTAAAGATGCTTTGCAACAAAGAGTCGATATATACTCTAACGCTTTTAGAGTGATCCACTCTGAAGCGGATATGCTTCCGGGACTCATAGTTGATAGATATGATGAGTATCTATCTTTGCAGATAAATACGGCTGGAATGTTAAGATATAAAGATATTATTTTGGAAGCTTTAGTAGAAGTGTTAAGACCTAAAGGCGTAGTTATCGATGCTGATAGATACAGTTTGCAAAAGGAAGGGGTAGAGGTCTTTGAGCCTAAAATAGTAGGAAAAGTTCCTAATAATATCATTTTTGAAGAAAATGGCATAAAGTTTAGCGTAGATATAACTAGCGGACAAAAGACGGGGTTTTATCTTGACCAAAGAAGAAACAGAGAGATAGTTAGCAGATATATTAAACAAAAATCCAAAGTTTTGGATCTCTTTTGTAATATCGGCGGGTTTGGACTTTATGCGGCTAAAAAAGCGGATGCTGATGTGGAGCTTGTCGATATCTCTAAAGAGGCGATTGAAAAAGCGAAAAATAATTTTAAATTAAATAATGTAGAGGGCAAGTTTGTATGCGAAAATGTTTTTGATTACTTAAGAGTTTTGAGAGCAGGTGTAAAGAAGTATGATATGATTATCATTGATCCTCCCTCTTTTGCTAAGAATAAAAACCAAAAAAAGGGAGCTTTAAGAGGCTTTAAAGATTTAATGGTAAATGCTTTGAAAATCGCAGATAATCAGGGATATATAGCTATATTTTCTTGCTCATATTATGTATATGAAGAGGATTTGGTGCAAATTGCGCTAAAAGCGTCTAAAGATACGAAAAAGAGACTAAAAATAGTTGAAGTTCTATACCAAGATATTGATCATCCTTATGTAGTTAATATACCAACTTCCAAATATCTAAAAGGATTTTTGTTTAAGGTTTTATAG
- a CDS encoding MBL fold metallo-hydrolase, which yields MGQKTRYLLNERLETIKSDFRGVPYKKGKFTGEFSAREQKISVKAKNVFSFIKKFIKKEIKFEKSSLPIIKDRSFLYEKENFIIWLGHASFLIQCSQKRFLTDPCFHTMPLKKRITPAPYHIRELGDIDYLLISHGHHDHLDLKSIKYAKTQIKMALLPLKMGRLLKRANPHIKFQEASWYQKYDLKERDIEVFFLPAHHWHRRNIFDYNRVLWGSFLIKCRGKNIFFVGDSGYNTHFREIKNIFKKIDIVIMPINPPYVISGSHMTHKETIKAIKDLNPEFIIPMHYGTFNLTTQSTSELLSWFKNLKNREDIKAKLILPDIGEKKVI from the coding sequence TTGGGGCAAAAAACAAGATATCTCTTAAACGAAAGATTAGAGACTATAAAATCAGATTTTAGAGGAGTTCCGTATAAAAAAGGCAAATTTACCGGTGAATTTAGTGCAAGAGAACAAAAAATCTCTGTTAAGGCTAAAAATGTTTTTTCTTTTATAAAAAAGTTTATAAAAAAAGAGATTAAATTTGAAAAAAGTTCTTTGCCTATTATAAAAGATAGAAGCTTTTTATATGAAAAAGAGAATTTCATTATTTGGCTCGGGCATGCCTCCTTTTTGATACAATGCTCCCAAAAAAGGTTTTTGACCGATCCTTGTTTTCATACGATGCCTTTGAAAAAAAGGATAACTCCAGCTCCGTATCATATAAGAGAGTTAGGAGATATAGACTATCTTTTGATATCTCATGGTCATCACGATCATCTTGATTTAAAGAGTATAAAATATGCAAAAACACAGATAAAGATGGCACTATTACCTCTTAAGATGGGGCGGCTTTTAAAAAGAGCAAATCCTCATATAAAGTTTCAAGAGGCAAGCTGGTATCAGAAATATGATCTGAAAGAGAGAGATATCGAGGTTTTTTTTCTCCCCGCACACCATTGGCACAGAAGAAATATTTTTGATTATAACAGAGTATTGTGGGGAAGTTTTTTGATAAAATGTAGAGGTAAAAATATCTTTTTTGTGGGAGATAGCGGTTATAATACCCATTTTAGAGAGATAAAAAATATTTTTAAAAAAATAGATATAGTTATAATGCCAATAAATCCTCCGTATGTCATAAGCGGTAGTCATATGACCCATAAAGAGACTATTAAAGCGATAAAAGATTTGAATCCAGAATTTATCATTCCTATGCACTATGGTACTTTCAATCTTACTACACAATCTACAAGTGAACTTCTTTCTTGGTTTAAAAATCTAAAAAATCGTGAAGATATTAAGGCAAAACTTATTTTGCCCGACATCGGAGAAAAAAAAGTTATTTGA
- a CDS encoding PilZ domain-containing protein, translating into MLELPIEEIFKNLENEKDFFESFKDEFSKIFAENISLAKPGLMSMSALETFGIKLYVLLFSFKKNPLKELYLLSKNMAQNDINLNPVIIKVLLNSIGMFALYLSEKESSIEKLKNLIILIDLYLTTIDKAYMDYLEEIKEDLETKKEESNEIILSLFEKIKINNDELEILDFYKELPVVLKSKVLKIDNKNKTIEVSIKTGKFGYLKKEDSCFLKHKYFPKSIFANILDSNPKNETLILYNFKFTEIAQEKRKFVRVQPKEKIETKIIFSGKIYKGYIKDISVGGVGILMKDFKDLKVGLTIELYFKLFTGEVNTQGIIRHISKIGNFVSVGVEFLSHSDIKREEVISGYVIHRQFEILKELKSL; encoded by the coding sequence ATGTTGGAACTTCCTATTGAAGAGATATTTAAGAATTTAGAGAACGAAAAAGATTTTTTTGAAAGTTTTAAAGACGAGTTTTCTAAGATTTTTGCGGAAAATATATCTCTTGCAAAACCTGGCCTTATGTCTATGTCTGCCCTTGAGACTTTCGGTATAAAGCTTTATGTACTTCTATTTAGTTTTAAAAAAAATCCTCTTAAAGAACTCTATTTGCTATCAAAAAATATGGCACAAAATGATATTAATCTAAATCCTGTGATAATAAAAGTTTTATTAAATAGCATAGGAATGTTTGCTTTGTATCTTTCAGAAAAGGAGAGCTCGATAGAAAAACTGAAAAATTTAATAATTTTAATTGATTTATATTTAACTACAATTGATAAAGCGTATATGGATTATCTTGAAGAAATCAAAGAAGATCTTGAAACTAAAAAAGAAGAGAGCAATGAAATCATACTTTCGCTCTTTGAGAAAATTAAAATAAATAACGATGAACTTGAGATTTTGGATTTTTATAAAGAGCTTCCAGTGGTACTGAAAAGCAAAGTTTTAAAAATAGACAATAAAAACAAAACTATCGAAGTTTCTATAAAAACTGGTAAATTCGGGTATTTAAAAAAAGAAGATAGTTGTTTTTTGAAACATAAATATTTCCCAAAATCGATTTTTGCAAATATTTTAGATAGTAATCCAAAAAACGAGACGTTAATTCTTTATAATTTTAAATTTACGGAAATAGCTCAGGAAAAAAGAAAATTTGTAAGAGTTCAGCCAAAAGAGAAGATTGAAACGAAGATAATCTTTTCAGGAAAAATCTATAAGGGGTATATTAAAGATATTTCCGTTGGTGGTGTTGGTATTTTGATGAAAGACTTTAAAGATTTGAAGGTTGGATTGACTATCGAGTTATATTTTAAACTTTTTACGGGAGAAGTAAATACACAAGGGATAATTAGACATATATCTAAAATAGGTAATTTTGTCTCAGTTGGAGTAGAGTTTTTATCACACTCTGATATAAAAAGAGAGGAAGTAATTTCTGGATATGTCATACATAGACAATTTGAGATTTTAAAGGAGCTAAAGAGTTTATGA